CCGCAACTCGGCGAGCCGAATCTCGACCTTGAGCGGAGCTATGTCTTCGCCGAGGAACGCGGTCTGTTGAACCGGCTCGGCGAGGTGTTCGGCGGAGATCCGAACCGGCAGCGCGAGGTCTACCAGAAGGCCGAGGAGAGCATCGCCGCCGCCGCCCGGGACAGCGGTCTCGGTGACCGGGCGCAGGAGAACACCCGGAAGATGCTTGAGGGTCTGCTCCGTTCGCTGGGCTACGAGAAGGTGACTGTCACCTATACCGCTCCCTGAGCGTAGGACTTCGATGACTCGGTGTCATCGCAGGTCAGGGCGGTACGCCGGGTATTCTCCAAGCGTCCACCGGTGGCGACAGAACACAAACGGGATATGGCGGTAGTATCCAGCGACGTCTTGAGAAGGCGGCCGATGGTGCACCGTGTTGCCCTTGGTCCGCCGGCCCCTCGCCAATCGATACACCGAGAAATCGAATCGGGAGAAACGCCTGTGGCACCTTCTGTTGCCGGAGACGAGATCGAGGTTACCGTCCTGCTTCCGTGCCTCAACGAGGCCGAGACGTTGGAGATCTGCGTCACCAAGGCTGTCCGGGCCCTCGCTGAACTGGGTGTCGTCGGCGAGGTCCTGGTCAGCGACAACGGATCGACCGACGGCTCGCAGGAGATCGCGACCAGGGCGGGCGCGCGGGTGTCGCACGCACCCATCCGCGGCTACGGCGGCGCGTTGCTCAACGGCATCGCGCAGGCCCGTGGCAAGTACGTGATCATGGGCGACGCGGACGACTCGTACGACCTGTCCAACCTTGAGCCGTTCATCCGGGAACTGCGGGCCGGGCACGACGTGGTCATGGGTAACCGGTTCCGTGGCGGCATCGACAAGGGCGCGATGCCGCCGCTGCACCGCTACCTCGGCAACCCGGTGCTCTCCTGGCTCGGGCGGCGTCTGTTCGGGCTGCGCAACGTCGGCGACTTCCACTGCGGCATCCGGGGCTTCAACCGGGACCGCATCCGCGACCTCCAGCTCTGCATGCCCGGCATGGAGTTCGCCTCCGAGCTGGTCGTGCGGGCAGCGCTGAACAACTACGACATCGTCGAGGTTCCGACCACCCTCAAGAAGGACGGCCGCAGCCGCCCGCCGCACCTGCGTACCTGGCGGGACGGCTGGCGTCACCTGCGCTTCCTGCTCGTCTTCGCCCCGCGCAAGACGCTGATCTGGCCCGGATTCGTCCTCACCGTGCTGGGCCTGCTCGGCACCGCGACGCTCTCCTTCGGCCCGCTCCAGGTGGCCGGGGTCGGCTTCGACATCAGCACCATGGTCTACACCTGCCTGGCCGTCCTGGTCGGCGCGCAACTTCTGCTCTTCGGTGTCTTCGCGCTCCTCTACGGGCACACCGAAGGCATCACGACCCAGCAACAGGCGGCCTTCTGGGGCAGGTGGGTCCGGTTCGAGACCTGCACCGCCGCCGGTCTGTTCCTGGTCCTGCTCGGCCTGGCCGGTTCGATCCTCGCGGTCACCGCGTGGGGGACCAGCGGCTTCGGCGAGCAGAACCTCGCCGAGACCCTTCGGGTCGTGCTCCCCTCCTCGACGGTGATCGGCCTGGGCATGACCGTGCTCTTCTCCGGGCTCTTCGCCAGCCTGCTCAACCTGCGTCGGGTCAGCCCGAGCGCGCCGGTCGTCGCGACCCCGACCGACGACGCCCGCAGCGACAGCGACCTCGCGTCGGCGCGGAGCTGAGCAAGCAGTGACGCTCCAGACGACGCCCGGCGAGTCCGGCCGGCCGATCGAGGCCGACCTGATCAAACCCGACGAGGCGGATGTGTCGACCGAAGACCGTGAGCCGGTCACCAAGCCCGTGGCGAAGCCGGCCGAGCCGGCCGAGTCCACCGGGCTGGTGACCGGCCCGGCCGAGCCGGCCGGCTCCGGCCCCGTCGCCGCCGAGGCGACGACGGGGCGTCGGGTGCCGGGCTGGCTGGGCAACAGCGGCACGATCGCCCTGCTCAGCTGGCTGGTGGGGACCCCGGTCGCGGTCGGAATCCCGAAGGTGATCGACCGGAATCCGTTCTCGGCCGGTGCCTCGACCATTCCGCTCGCGGCAGCATTCCTGCTGATCATCGGGGTTTTCCTGCTGGCCCGGCGTTGGTCCGGTGAGGTGGCCGCGGGTCTCGCCGCCGGTCTGGGTGCCGCCTGGACCGTGCTGATGCTGCGTTCCGCTCTGAACGGCACCCCGTTCGGCTTCGCCGGCCTCGTCGGCGACATGGGCCGGATGTCCGCGGCGGCGACCCGCTACACCACCACCATCGCCAGCAGCGACACCCTGGTGCACGGGCTGCCGTCGGAGTACCCGCCGTTCTACGCCTGGCTGATCGGCCGGGCGTCGGTGCTGTTGGACGAACCGGCCTGGCGGCTGCTCGCCGACGCCGAAGTGATCTTCAGTTCCGCCGCGGTGCTCGCCGCGTTCCTCCTCTGGCGCCGGCTGGTCGGTCCCTGGGTGGCCCTGGCGATCTCCGCGCTGACCCTCGCCACCTGGTCGGACCCGCGTAAGGCGTTCGAGGTGCTGACGTTGGCGATCTTCGTACCGTGGGCGCTGGAGGTCTTCGCCCGCCCGACCCGGCGGCGGATGCACTGGCTGCCGGCCGGTCTGCTCGGCGGGTTCATCGTGATCACCTACCAGGCGTGGATGGTCTACGCGGCCATCGGTCTGATCGCCCTGATCGTGATCGCCTGGCGGACCGAGCCGGACCGCTGGGCCTACCTGCGCCGACTGGGCCTGATCGTGCTGGTCTCGTTCGTCGTGGCGTCCTGGTACATCGTGCCCTTCGGCTGGGCCAGCCTGACCGAGGGCGGACAGTCGATCTCCGACCTGTACGTCTCGAGCTCGCTGAACGCCGGGCTCTTCCCGTTCCTCGACGTCAACCCGCTCGGGCTGCTGCAACTGGTCGGCCTGGTCGGCCTGGTGTGGTTGTGGCGCTCGGTCTGGTGGGCCCGCCCGCTGATGCTGCTGGTCATCTCCGCGTACGGCTACCGGTTGATCTCGATGGTCCGGTACGTGCTCACCCAGCACACCGGTTTCATGCACTACACCGCCCGGCTCTACGGGGTGCTGCTCACCATCGCCGGGGTACTGGTACTGGCGCACCTGGTCCCGATGGTGCTGCGGCGGCTGCGGCTGACCCCGCCCCGGCTGGCCGGCGCGGCGCTGCTCGCGGTCATCCTCGCCTGGACGGCGACCGGCTTCACCAACGCCTGGATGCCGGAAACCGGCAGCAAGTACGCGATCAGCGCGCACACCGAACCGCTGCCCGGCGGCGGGTACCCGACGTACGCCCCGAAGGAGGGACGTCGTTCCGGGTTCCCGATCACCCAGGTCGAGCAGGCGGTCGAGGAGGTGCTCGGCCCGGACGCGCAGCCGGTGACCCTCTCCACCGACGACCGGGTCTTCTCGTTCCTGCCCTGGCCGGGCTTCATGGACAACGACCGCACCGCCGGCAGCACGCTGTCCCGCTGGGACGACCGGCTCGCCGAGGTGAAGGAACTGGCCGCGACCAGGGACCCGGCGGCGTTCGCGGCCAAGGCGGCGAACCTCGGCGAGTTCGGGGGGATCCAGGTGTTCGTGCTGAGCGAGCAACCGGACGGCTGGGCCTGGCGCAGCCAGCGCTTCACCCCGGACCAGTTCTCGTCGCAGTACTGGACCGTGATCGACCTGGACAACGTGGTGGTGGCCGTCCGGCGGTGAGCCGGGGCTCCACCGACCCACCGTCAGACCGTTGTGTCGACCGGGGCCGCACCCGCGAGGGGCGGCCCCGGTTCGTCTTCCGGCTACACCCGGGCAACGGTCCCGGAGCCGGTCCCGCCCGGCGGTGCGCTGCCGCCTCAGTTGGCCGCGTACGCCTGCCGCTGGTCCTCGTTCGGCATGATGATCCAGAGCGCCAGGTAGACCAGCACCTGCGTACCGGGCAGGATCAGCGACAGCACGAAGATGAGTCGGACCATTCCGGCGGAGAGGCCGAAGCGGCGGGCCAGACCGGCGCAGACTCCGGCGATCATGCGGTGGTCCCGGGGGCGTACCAGTTTGCGACTCATGGTCGTCGTCTCCCACTCTGCGGCGGTCCGCCGCGTCTCTATCCACCGTACGAACGGACGTCGAGGACGCCGTCCGCCCTGAGGCCGATTCGGTGCACCCGTACCCGTAGGTGCTTACCCCGGTCGGCCGCTCCGGACGCATGCTGGAGAGGACGGGTAGGCTCGCCGATCGGTGCTGGCCTGACCGACGGCAACGGAGCCGATGCGGCAGCGCGGGCGGTGGGAGGAGGATCGATGATCAGCGTCTTCGATCTGTTCACGGTGGGAATCGGGCCATCCAGTTCGCACACGGTGGGGCCGATGCGGGCGGCACGTACCTTCGCCGCCGGGCTCAAGGCCGACGGTCTGCTCGCCGGCACCACCCGCATCCACGCCGAACTGTTCGGCTCGCTCGGCGCCACCGGCCACGGCCACGGCAGTGACCGGGCTGTTCTGCTCGGACTCACCGGGGAGGCCCCCGAGTCGGTCGACCCGGACCAGGTCGACGCGGCGGTGGCGGAGATCCGGGAAACCGGGCGACTGGCCGTGCTCGGCGCGCACACCATCGACTTCGACCCGAACCGTGACCTGGTGCTGCACCGCCGCCGCGCGTTGCCGTACCACCCGAACGGAATGACCTTCACCGCGTACGACGAGACCGGCGAGGTGGTACGCGGCCGGACGTACTACTCGGTCGGCGGTGGGTTCGTGGTGGACGAGGCTGCGGCCGGAGCCGACCGGATCATCGCCGACCCGACCCGGGTGCCGTACCCGTTCAGCACCGGCGCCGAACTACTGCGGGTGACCGAGGAGACCGGTCTGTCGATCAGCGGCGTGATGTTCGCGAACGAGCGGGCCCGGCGGAGCGCCGACGAGATCCGTACCGGCCTGCTGGAGATCTGGCGGGTGATGCAGGAGTGCGTGGAACGGGGCAGCCACCGTGACGGTGTGCTCCCGGGCGGCCTGAAGGTACGGCGCCGGGCGGCGGAGCTGCGGCGGGCCCTGTCGGCGGAGCGCGGACCCGGGTCGACCGGCACCGGTGGGGCCGAGGACCCGCTGCGGGTGATGGACTGGGTGACCCTGTTCGCGCTCGCGGTCAACGAGGAGAACGCCGCCGGTGGCCGGGTGGTGACCGCGCCGACCAACGGTGCCGCCGGCATCATTCCGGCGGTGCTGCACTACTACACCCGGTTCGTCGCCACCGCGTCACCGGACGGGGTGATCCGCTTCCTGCTCGCCGCAGCCGCGATCGGCGTGTTGTTCAAGGAGAACGCGTCGATCTCCGGGGCCGAGGTCGGCTGCCAGGGCGAGGTCGGCTCGGCCTGCTCGATGGCGGCGGCCGGGTTGGCCGAGGCGCTCGGCGGCACCGCCGCCCAGGTGGAGAACGCGGCGGAAATCGGCATGGAGCACAACCTGGGGCTGACCTGCGACCCCGTCGGCGGCCTGGTCCAGATTCCCTGCATCGAGCGGAACGCGGTGGCGAGCATCAAGGCGATCACCGCCGCCCGGCTGGCGCTGCGCGGGGACGGCGTACACACCGTCTCGCTGGACAAAGTGATCAAGACCATGCGAGAGACCGGCGCGGATATGAAGGTGAAGTACAAGGAGACAGCACGAGGTGGGCTCGCGGTCAATGTCATCGAATGCTGAGGAGGCGCGGATCGGCGTCCCTGACGCTTGGAGTGCGGCCGGCACCGCCTACCGAGCGTGCTGACCGACTGCTAACCTATGGCGCGTCAGCGGCCCGTTCAGGCGAGGCCCGCAGCGGCGGTCTGGGTGCCGTGTCCGATTTTCGGCACGAGACGCGGGAGCACAATAGCTGTTAGGGCGGTCGCGGACGGTGACCGGGAGAGGTCAACACGTGATCCGTACCGGACGCGTCGGTGGATCATTCCGGCGCAGCCGCCCTCGATCATTCCTCAGTTCGGGAAGGCGGCCATGACAACGAGCGTCGCGAGTGTGTGGAGCCATCGCAACGCACTGCGGCTGCTGGTCCGGCGGGATCTGGCGGTCAAGTACCAGCAGTCGTTCCTCGGCTATTTCTGGTCGCTGCTCGAACCGCTCGCGATGGGCGCCATCTACTGGTTCGTCTTCGGTGTGCTCTACGGCACAGGCACCCACACCGGTCCGGCGAAGGATTCGTACCCGCTCTTCCTCATCACCGGGATCTTCGCCTGGATGTGGACGAACTCCGCGATCAGCGAGGCGACCAGCGCCCTCACCGGGCAGGCCCGGCTGATCACGACGATGAAGGTCCCCCGCGAGGTCTTTCCGATCGGGCGGGTGATCGGCCGGTTCGCCGAGTACCTCGCCGGTATCCCGGTCCTGGTGGTGCTCGCCGCCTACTTCGGTGAGCTGCACTTCGGCTGGGAGTTGCTGGCGCTGCCGCTCGCGGTGGTGTTGCAGACCATCCTGCTCACCGGCGTCGCGCTGCTCCTGTCGTCGTTGAACGTGCTGCTGCGGGACGTGGACCGGCTGATGCGGCTCTTCACCCGGCTGCTCTTCTACGGCACGCCGATCATCTACCCGCTCCAGCTCGTCCAGGATTCCGGTCTGCCGTCCTGGGTGCGAACGCTGTATGAGCTCAATCCGCTGGTCGGCATCTTCGAGCTTTTCCGCGCTATCTGGTACCCGTCGGAATTCCCCAATGCCTGGCTGCTCTCCGTTTCGGTGGTCGGCAGTCTGGTGCTGTTCTTCGGCGGCTGGTGGGTCTTCCGCCGGCTCGAGCCCGCCGTGCTCAAGGAGCTGTAGTGAGCAAGCCGATCATCGAGGCGCACGACCTCGGCATCCAGTTCGTCCGTGGCCGGCGCCGGCAACTGCGCCTGCGTGAGATGTTCATCCACCGGGGTGGGCGGCAGCCGGCGGCGAACGAGTTCTGGCCGTTGCGCAACGTGTCGTTCGAGGTCCAGGCCGGCGACGCGGTCGGCGTCATCGGCAAGAACGGCACCGGCAAGAGCACACTGCTCCGGTTGATCGCCGGGGTGTTGATCCAGGACGAGGGGACGATCACCGTACGTGGTGAGGTGGCCCCGCTGCTGGAGCTCTCCGCCGGTTTCTCCAACGACCTCACCGGGCGGGAGAACGTCCACCTGGTCGGCTCCCTGCACGGGCTGAGTTCCCAGTACCTCAAGAACCAGTTCGACGAGATCGTGTCGTTCGCCGGGGAGCAGGTCGAGAAGGCCATCGACACCCCGGTACGGCACTACTCGTCCGGTATGAAGGTCCGGTTGGGCTTCTCGGTCATCTCGCACCTCCAGCACCCGATCCTGCTGATGGACGAGGTGATGGCGGTGGGCGACACCGATTTCCGCAAGAAGTGCTACGCCACCATCGAACGGATGCTCGGTGAGGGACGTTCGCTGGTGCTCGTCTCGCACAACGAGAACGACCTGACCCGTTTCTGCAACCGTGGGCTCTACTTCAGCGCCGGCAAGTTGCTGATCGACGGCACCGTCCGTGAGGCACTCGACGCGTACAACAACGTGGTCCGGACGTGACGCTGGCGGTCCTGTTCACCCGTTCTGACCAAACCGGTCCGGTCCCACCGGTCGGCGACGTACCGCCGGTGGACCGGCTGTGTGCCCAGTTGACCCACGCCGGTGCCCGGCAGGTGCTGGTCACCGCCGCACCGGCGGAACTGGCCGAGCTGGCCGAGCGGTCCGACGAGCCGATCCTGATCTGTGCCGACGACCTGGTCGCGCACGCCGCGGTCCTGCGCCACCTGGCCACCAGCCCGGTCGGCCCGACCGTCGCGCTGGTGCTGACCGACCCGCCCGCCGCCGGGCAGACGGTGCTCCGGGAGGAACGCGGCCAGGTGGTCGCGGCCGGCGTCGGCGACGCCCGGGTCGACGCCGCCACCGGTACGTTCGGTGGCGCGATCCGGGTCGGGGTCGACGACCTGCCGATCCTCGCCGCCGCCGCCCGTTCCGCCGCCGCGTCGAGCGGGTCGGGGTCGGTCCCGGACCGGATCTTCGCGGCGCTGGTCGGCACCGACGCCACGGTCTTCAGCCACCGGGTACGGCTCCTCGTCGCGCACCGGGCCACCGACGCCGTCGGGGTGGCCGCCGCCACCTCGGCTGTCGCCTCGGTCGACGAGGACAAGGCCGAGCTGCGGCTCTCGGTCAAGGAGAAGGACGACTTCTTCAGCACGTACTTCGTCAGCACCTGGTCTCCGTACGTCACCAAGTTCTGCGCCCGGATCGGGCTCGGCCCGACCGGGGTCACCGCGTTCTCGGTGCTCTTCGCCGTCGCCGCCGCCGCGCTCTTCGGCCTCGGCGGCCGGTCGGCCGCGGTGCTCGGTGCCGTCCTGCTCTACCTCGGGTTCGTGCTCGACTGCGTGGACGGGCAACTGGCCCGGTACACCCGGCACTTCAGCCCCTGGGGCGGCTGGCTCGACACGATGGCGGACCGGGCGAAGGAGTACGCCGTCTACGCCGGTCTCGCGGTCGGCGTCGACCGGGCCGGCCTCGGCAACGGGTGGACGCTGGCGATCGCCGCGCTCACCCTGCAGACCGCCCGGCACATGACGGACACCTGGTACGGCGCGCTGCACGACGAGGCCGCCCGGCGCCCCCAGCCGGCCCCGGCGGCCGGCGGTGGCCTCGGCAACCGGCTGAGCCAGGCGTCCAACCGGGTGCAGGCGGACACCGGCTCGGTCTCGTACTGGCTCAAGCGGACCATCGTCTTCCCGATCGGGGAACGCTGGGCGCTGATCGCGCTGACCGTGGCCCTGTTCAACCCGCTGGTGAGCCTGGTCGCGGTGCTGGTCTGGGGCGGGCTCGCGGCGGCGTACACGCTGGCCCTGCGGACCCTGCGGGCCCGGTCGATGCGGGTCTCGGTGCTGGCCCGGGTGGACACCACGCTCTACCGCGACGACGGTCCGGTCGCCCGCTGGCTCGGCGCCGCCGGCCGCCGGCTGCTGCCCCGGTGGGCCGGCCCGCTGCCGCTCGCCGTGATCGCGGTGGCGGCCAGCGTCACGCTGCTGGCGTGCGGACTGGCCGGGGTGGGTGACACAGGGCTGCGGGTCGCGGTGATCGTGACCGGCCTGGTGGCCGTGCTCGCGGCCGGGCTGCCGTCCGGGCGGTCGCACGCCGGGGCGCTGGACTGGCTGGTCCCGGCGGCGCTGCGGGCGGCCGAGTACCTCTTTGTGATCGCCGTGGACGTGGCCACCGGAATACCGGGTCCGGTCACCTTCGCGTTACTGTTCGTGTTGGCGTTGCATCACTACGACCTGACCGCCCGGTTGGAGAAGCGGAGCGCGGCGCCCGAACTGCGACCGTACGGGCTGGGCTGGGACGGGCGACTGCTCCTGCTGGTCGCGGTGGTGCTCGCCGGGGTGGCCGCGGCGGGAGAGGCGACGCTCGCCGGATACCTCTTCGTGATCCTGACCCTGGGCGCGGTCAGTGGATGGATGTTGCCGGCGGCGCCGGCGCGTCCGAGCACCGGTGGTGCTCTCGGTGTCGACGGCCGGGCCGTGGTGGTCACGGCGGAGGAGCGGAAGCGATGGCCCTGATCAGCTTTGTCGTGCCGGCCTACAAGGTCGAGGGGTACCTGCGGGAGTGCCTGGACTCGATCCTCGGACAGCCGTTCACCGACCTTGAGGTGATCGGCGTCGACGACTGCTCCCCGGACAGCAGCGGCGAGATCTTCGCCGAGTACGCCGCCCGCGACCCCCGGGTGACGGTGGTCGCGCTGCCCGAGAACGTGGGGCTGGGCGAGGCGCGCAACGTCGGACTGGACCGGGCCCGGGGCGAGTACGTCTGGTTCGTCGACAGCGACGACTGGCTCGCCCCGGACACCCTGCCGACGGTGGCACGACGGCTGCGCGAGACGAACCCGGAGCTCCTGATCGTCGACCACGTCCGGTCGTACTGGGACAACACGGTGCTGCGTAGCGCGATGCCGGAGGTCTTCCCGACCCCGCCGGGCGCGACCACGTTCAGCCTCCGTGAGCGGCCGGAGCTGATCGGCCTGCTGCACACCGCCTGGAACAAGGTGGTCCGCCGGGACTTCCTGGTGGAACTGGGGCTGCGCTTCGGACCGGGCTGGTACGAGGACGTGTCGTTCACGTACCCGCTGCTGCTCGCGGCGGAGCGGATCACCGTACTGGACCTGGTCTGCGTCAACTACCGCCAGCGTCGCTCGGGTGCGATCACCCGTACCCAGGGGGACCGGCACTTCGAGGTCTTCCCGCACTGGCAACGGGTGTTCGAGTTCATGGACGAGTGGGCGCCGCAGATGGACGACCTGCGCCCGTTGCTCTTCCGGCGGATGATCTGGCACTACCTGACCGTGCTCGGCAACGGGAACCGGATCGGCACGAAGCTCCGGCCGGCGTTCTTCGCCCGGATGGTCGACGACTACCGGAGGTGGCTGCCGGCCGGCGGTTACCCGGTGCCGGCCGGTCCCGAAGGGGTCAAGCACCGGCTGGTGGCGCAGGGCAGGTGGCGTACGTTCAGCGCGCTGCGCACCGCGTACCAGTTCCGGGGCCGGCTGCGCGACGGAGCCGGCGCCGGCAAGCGGGCGGTGGTGCCCCGGCTGCGCCGTGCCGCCCGGGCCGGACGTGACGGGGCCCTGCGGACCTACTACCAGGTCCAGCTGCGTCTGCCGATCGACCAGTCGTTGGCCCTGTACGCGGCCTACTGGTACCGCGGTTACGCCTGCAACCCGGCGGCGATCCACGCCAAGGCCGCCGAACTGGCCCCGCACATCCGGGGCGTCTTCGTGGTACGCCGGGACCGGGTGTCGAGCCTGCCGCCCGGGGTGGCGTACGTGGTGGCCGGATCGGCCGCCTACTACCGGGCGCTGGCGCGGGCGAAGTGGCTGGTGAACAACGTCAACTTCCCGGATTTCGTGGTGAAGCGGCGCGGCTCGGTGCACATCCAGACGCACCACGGCACCCCGGTCAAGGTGATGGGACTGGACCAGCAGCGGTACCCGACCGGCGCGGTCGGCATGGAGTTCCCGAAGCTGCTGCGCCGGATCGACCGCTGGGACTTCAGCGTTAGCTCCAACACCTTCTCCACCCAGATGTGGGACCGCGCCTACCCGGCCAACTACACGGCGCTCAACACCGGCTACCCGCGTAACGACCGGCTCGCCAACGCCACCGCCGAGGAGGTCGCGGCGATCCGGGCCGGACTCGGCTTCGGCCCCGAGGACCGGGTGGTGCTCTACGCGCCGACCCACCGGGAGCACCTGCCCGGCTACCGGCCGCCGTTCGACGCGGCCGAGTTCGTCGAGGCGCTCGGGCCGCAGACCCGGCTGATGATGCGCAGCCACTACTTCCACGACCGGGACGTGGCCGGCACGGTCAGCGTCGCCGGCCGGGTGCGGGACATGAGCGCCCACCCGTCGGTCGAGGATCTCTACCTCGCCGCCGACGTGCTGATCACGGACTACTCGTCGGCCATGTTCGACTACGGGACACTGGACCGGCCGATCGTCATCTACGCTCCCGACTGGGACGCGTACCGGCTCGCCCGCGGGGTGTACTTCGACGTCACCGCCGAGCCACCGGGAGCGGTCGCCAGGTCCTTCCCGGATCTGCTCGACCTGTTCCGTGGTGGTGCGGTCGACAACGACGCGGCGGCCAAGGCCCGCGCCCATTTCCGGGCACGGTTCTGTGTCCTGGACGACGGCCGGGCGGCCGAGCGGGTGGTGCGCCGGACGTTGCTCGGTGAGCCCGGC
The Micromonospora pisi DNA segment above includes these coding regions:
- a CDS encoding bifunctional glycosyltransferase/CDP-glycerol:glycerophosphate glycerophosphotransferase, with the protein product MALISFVVPAYKVEGYLRECLDSILGQPFTDLEVIGVDDCSPDSSGEIFAEYAARDPRVTVVALPENVGLGEARNVGLDRARGEYVWFVDSDDWLAPDTLPTVARRLRETNPELLIVDHVRSYWDNTVLRSAMPEVFPTPPGATTFSLRERPELIGLLHTAWNKVVRRDFLVELGLRFGPGWYEDVSFTYPLLLAAERITVLDLVCVNYRQRRSGAITRTQGDRHFEVFPHWQRVFEFMDEWAPQMDDLRPLLFRRMIWHYLTVLGNGNRIGTKLRPAFFARMVDDYRRWLPAGGYPVPAGPEGVKHRLVAQGRWRTFSALRTAYQFRGRLRDGAGAGKRAVVPRLRRAARAGRDGALRTYYQVQLRLPIDQSLALYAAYWYRGYACNPAAIHAKAAELAPHIRGVFVVRRDRVSSLPPGVAYVVAGSAAYYRALARAKWLVNNVNFPDFVVKRRGSVHIQTHHGTPVKVMGLDQQRYPTGAVGMEFPKLLRRIDRWDFSVSSNTFSTQMWDRAYPANYTALNTGYPRNDRLANATAEEVAAIRAGLGFGPEDRVVLYAPTHREHLPGYRPPFDAAEFVEALGPQTRLMMRSHYFHDRDVAGTVSVAGRVRDMSAHPSVEDLYLAADVLITDYSSAMFDYGTLDRPIVIYAPDWDAYRLARGVYFDVTAEPPGAVARSFPDLLDLFRGGAVDNDAAAKARAHFRARFCVLDDGRAAERVVRRTLLGEPG
- a CDS encoding ABC transporter ATP-binding protein, with amino-acid sequence MSKPIIEAHDLGIQFVRGRRRQLRLREMFIHRGGRQPAANEFWPLRNVSFEVQAGDAVGVIGKNGTGKSTLLRLIAGVLIQDEGTITVRGEVAPLLELSAGFSNDLTGRENVHLVGSLHGLSSQYLKNQFDEIVSFAGEQVEKAIDTPVRHYSSGMKVRLGFSVISHLQHPILLMDEVMAVGDTDFRKKCYATIERMLGEGRSLVLVSHNENDLTRFCNRGLYFSAGKLLIDGTVREALDAYNNVVRT
- a CDS encoding glycosyltransferase family 2 protein, encoding MAPSVAGDEIEVTVLLPCLNEAETLEICVTKAVRALAELGVVGEVLVSDNGSTDGSQEIATRAGARVSHAPIRGYGGALLNGIAQARGKYVIMGDADDSYDLSNLEPFIRELRAGHDVVMGNRFRGGIDKGAMPPLHRYLGNPVLSWLGRRLFGLRNVGDFHCGIRGFNRDRIRDLQLCMPGMEFASELVVRAALNNYDIVEVPTTLKKDGRSRPPHLRTWRDGWRHLRFLLVFAPRKTLIWPGFVLTVLGLLGTATLSFGPLQVAGVGFDISTMVYTCLAVLVGAQLLLFGVFALLYGHTEGITTQQQAAFWGRWVRFETCTAAGLFLVLLGLAGSILAVTAWGTSGFGEQNLAETLRVVLPSSTVIGLGMTVLFSGLFASLLNLRRVSPSAPVVATPTDDARSDSDLASARS
- a CDS encoding DUF5941 domain-containing protein; this encodes MTLAVLFTRSDQTGPVPPVGDVPPVDRLCAQLTHAGARQVLVTAAPAELAELAERSDEPILICADDLVAHAAVLRHLATSPVGPTVALVLTDPPAAGQTVLREERGQVVAAGVGDARVDAATGTFGGAIRVGVDDLPILAAAARSAAASSGSGSVPDRIFAALVGTDATVFSHRVRLLVAHRATDAVGVAAATSAVASVDEDKAELRLSVKEKDDFFSTYFVSTWSPYVTKFCARIGLGPTGVTAFSVLFAVAAAALFGLGGRSAAVLGAVLLYLGFVLDCVDGQLARYTRHFSPWGGWLDTMADRAKEYAVYAGLAVGVDRAGLGNGWTLAIAALTLQTARHMTDTWYGALHDEAARRPQPAPAAGGGLGNRLSQASNRVQADTGSVSYWLKRTIVFPIGERWALIALTVALFNPLVSLVAVLVWGGLAAAYTLALRTLRARSMRVSVLARVDTTLYRDDGPVARWLGAAGRRLLPRWAGPLPLAVIAVAASVTLLACGLAGVGDTGLRVAVIVTGLVAVLAAGLPSGRSHAGALDWLVPAALRAAEYLFVIAVDVATGIPGPVTFALLFVLALHHYDLTARLEKRSAAPELRPYGLGWDGRLLLLVAVVLAGVAAAGEATLAGYLFVILTLGAVSGWMLPAAPARPSTGGALGVDGRAVVVTAEERKRWP
- a CDS encoding ABC transporter permease is translated as MTTSVASVWSHRNALRLLVRRDLAVKYQQSFLGYFWSLLEPLAMGAIYWFVFGVLYGTGTHTGPAKDSYPLFLITGIFAWMWTNSAISEATSALTGQARLITTMKVPREVFPIGRVIGRFAEYLAGIPVLVVLAAYFGELHFGWELLALPLAVVLQTILLTGVALLLSSLNVLLRDVDRLMRLFTRLLFYGTPIIYPLQLVQDSGLPSWVRTLYELNPLVGIFELFRAIWYPSEFPNAWLLSVSVVGSLVLFFGGWWVFRRLEPAVLKEL
- a CDS encoding arabinofuranosyltransferase, whose translation is MTLQTTPGESGRPIEADLIKPDEADVSTEDREPVTKPVAKPAEPAESTGLVTGPAEPAGSGPVAAEATTGRRVPGWLGNSGTIALLSWLVGTPVAVGIPKVIDRNPFSAGASTIPLAAAFLLIIGVFLLARRWSGEVAAGLAAGLGAAWTVLMLRSALNGTPFGFAGLVGDMGRMSAAATRYTTTIASSDTLVHGLPSEYPPFYAWLIGRASVLLDEPAWRLLADAEVIFSSAAVLAAFLLWRRLVGPWVALAISALTLATWSDPRKAFEVLTLAIFVPWALEVFARPTRRRMHWLPAGLLGGFIVITYQAWMVYAAIGLIALIVIAWRTEPDRWAYLRRLGLIVLVSFVVASWYIVPFGWASLTEGGQSISDLYVSSSLNAGLFPFLDVNPLGLLQLVGLVGLVWLWRSVWWARPLMLLVISAYGYRLISMVRYVLTQHTGFMHYTARLYGVLLTIAGVLVLAHLVPMVLRRLRLTPPRLAGAALLAVILAWTATGFTNAWMPETGSKYAISAHTEPLPGGGYPTYAPKEGRRSGFPITQVEQAVEEVLGPDAQPVTLSTDDRVFSFLPWPGFMDNDRTAGSTLSRWDDRLAEVKELAATRDPAAFAAKAANLGEFGGIQVFVLSEQPDGWAWRSQRFTPDQFSSQYWTVIDLDNVVVAVRR
- a CDS encoding PspC domain-containing protein, whose product is MSRKLVRPRDHRMIAGVCAGLARRFGLSAGMVRLIFVLSLILPGTQVLVYLALWIIMPNEDQRQAYAAN
- a CDS encoding L-serine ammonia-lyase, with amino-acid sequence MISVFDLFTVGIGPSSSHTVGPMRAARTFAAGLKADGLLAGTTRIHAELFGSLGATGHGHGSDRAVLLGLTGEAPESVDPDQVDAAVAEIRETGRLAVLGAHTIDFDPNRDLVLHRRRALPYHPNGMTFTAYDETGEVVRGRTYYSVGGGFVVDEAAAGADRIIADPTRVPYPFSTGAELLRVTEETGLSISGVMFANERARRSADEIRTGLLEIWRVMQECVERGSHRDGVLPGGLKVRRRAAELRRALSAERGPGSTGTGGAEDPLRVMDWVTLFALAVNEENAAGGRVVTAPTNGAAGIIPAVLHYYTRFVATASPDGVIRFLLAAAAIGVLFKENASISGAEVGCQGEVGSACSMAAAGLAEALGGTAAQVENAAEIGMEHNLGLTCDPVGGLVQIPCIERNAVASIKAITAARLALRGDGVHTVSLDKVIKTMRETGADMKVKYKETARGGLAVNVIEC